The following are encoded together in the Argopecten irradians isolate NY chromosome 5, Ai_NY, whole genome shotgun sequence genome:
- the LOC138323515 gene encoding uncharacterized protein: MSKSESYVAHTDARRNSCIQEEREKPDGTGRKQYQIKLSQGDVPSSACNTVDGEQFGKIEGVTHLNSKPGREQFIMEERIPKSTEAGDKKEIVIVDSMTKEGHDKTALVRHTGVPTALVRHIGIPTIAPTSRPSPGCPRPTCPPCAVRINGKWVNLNKQPNIFVRIQERVAKIFRRLNRWYDETMLDIVVLYAKNQVHRRQEEGFRQQGV, encoded by the exons ATGTCTAAATCGGAGAGTTATGTAGCACACACAGACGCAAGAAGGaat TCCTGTATACAAGAAGAAAGAGAGAAACCGGATGGTACAGGAAGGAAACAATATCAG ATCAAATTATCACAGGGAGATGTCCCAAGTTCTGCCTGTAACACAGTTGATGGAGAACAATTTGGCAAAATTGAAG GAGTAACTCACCTAAATTCAAAACCTGGCCGAGAACAATTTATCATGGAAGAACGTATCCCTAAATCTACAGAAGCTGGAGACAAAAAAGAAATTGTCATTGTTGATTCAATGACGAAAGAAGGACATGACAAAACAGCCTTGGTCCGACACACTGGCGTTCCGACAGCCTTGGTCCGACACATTGGCATTCCGACCATAGCACCAACAAGTCGTCCCTCTCCCGGATGTCCGAGACCGACCTGTCCTCCATGTGCCGTACGGATAAACGGAAAGTGGGTCAACTTGAACAAACAGCCTAATATATTTGTCAGAATCCAAGAAAGAGTGGCAAAGATTTTCCGTCGACTGAATCGTTGGTACGACGAAACGATGCTTGATATTGTTGTGCTTTACGCCAAGAACCAGGTGCACAGGAGACAAGAAGAAGGGTTTCGCCAGCAGGGTGTGTAG
- the LOC138323516 gene encoding uncharacterized protein → MSKSESCVALQDSRQSSNLPEEGEKPEVTGTGYYQIKQSQGDVSSSDCLTVYGEQFDQIKGITHLNSKPAQGQYNNIPVSPETGDNKEIVINNVGSTTNEGHDKTDLVRHIGVPTKAPTSRPSPGRPRPTCPPCAVRINGKWVNLNKQPNIFVRTKERVAKIFRRLNRWYDETMLDIVVLHAKNQAHRRQEEGFRQQGV, encoded by the exons ATGTCTAAATCGGAGAGTTGTGTAGCACTCCAAGACTCTAGACAGAGTTCCAATTTACCAGAAGAAGGAGAGAAACCGGAGGTCACAGGGACGGGATATTACCAG ATCAAACAATCACAAGGAGATGTCTCAAGTTCTGACTGTCTTACAGTTTATGGAGAACAATTTGACCAAATCAAAG GTATAACTCACCTAAATTCAAAACCTGCCCAGGGACAATATAACAATATCCCAGTATCTCCAGAAACAGGAGACAACAAAGAAATTGTCATCAATAATGTTGGTTCGACGACGAACGAAGGACATGACAAGACAGACTTGGTCCGACACATTGGCGTTCCGACCAAAGCACCAACAAGTCGCCCCTCTCCCGGACGTCCGAGGCCGACCTGTCCTCCCTGTGCCGTACGGATAAACGGAAAGTGGGTCAACTTGAACAAACAGCCTAACATATTTGTCAGAACTAAAGAAAGAGTGGCAAAGATTTTCCGTCGACTGAATCGTTGGTACGATGAAACGATGCTTGATATTGTTGTGCTTCACGCCAAGAACCAGGCGCACAGGAGACAGGAAGAAGGGTTTCGCCAGCAGGGTGTTTAG